A portion of the Leptospira noumeaensis genome contains these proteins:
- a CDS encoding TetR/AcrR family transcriptional regulator, with translation MNIKLNPRKVPQQKRSKERYQKIVDTAIELLGEVGYDDLTTDLIAERSGISVGSIYQFFPNKESIIYSHAESCYFILHDSFFKLLDEELKKKKKFSPDFIAFTLSAFEQAFNEVKGYRLINSILYTNQALLQLDIESNERFAKSLAEKVILQLFPKVDKKFAYYRALMIVETVDSVFKIAQRKEKPSEKKAVLSELNNLLFVYFSSFL, from the coding sequence ATGAACATCAAACTGAATCCAAGAAAAGTTCCGCAGCAAAAACGTTCCAAGGAAAGGTATCAAAAAATTGTAGATACCGCCATTGAGCTATTAGGAGAAGTTGGGTATGACGATCTGACGACTGATTTAATTGCAGAAAGAAGTGGGATCTCTGTTGGTTCTATCTATCAATTTTTTCCGAATAAAGAATCCATCATTTACTCACATGCAGAGTCCTGTTATTTTATCCTTCATGATTCTTTTTTTAAACTTTTGGATGAAGAACTGAAAAAGAAAAAAAAATTCTCCCCTGATTTTATTGCGTTCACTTTGTCCGCATTTGAACAAGCATTCAATGAAGTGAAAGGGTATCGTTTGATTAACTCCATTTTGTATACAAACCAAGCATTGTTACAATTGGATATTGAAAGTAATGAACGTTTTGCCAAGTCGCTTGCGGAAAAAGTGATCCTCCAGCTCTTCCCAAAAGTGGATAAAAAATTCGCATACTACCGCGCCCTGATGATCGTAGAAACAGTGGACTCTGTATTTAAAATTGCTCAAAGAAAGGAAAAACCATCTGAAAAAAAGGCAGTCCTCTCGGAACTGAACAATCTTTTGTTTGTATATTTTTCCTCTTTCCTTTGA
- a CDS encoding TolC family protein, which yields MIRIIFSVFLISFLGSLAAKPIQLKELWQTALQSNPEFLSAKADYDKAFFENEKSYAGYLPTVNVLASARQSSANFSGSGTVNDPLINGSSAGSNTNQQSSTGESRPTAINRYSVGLSTNQNLFAGFKDKSGIEKTEALLQAAKQTLHDSRLKICFELKSGYAQMLYAKELHQLSEKIKERRAKNRDLVKLRYEVGREHKGSFLLSESFVKQSEFEVSSAFRLFESNLNEVERVIANRLDVNIHSDFFYEPTMEKKFSDKEKETLLESHPSVMAEQSKVRAAQANIGVAEAGFYPELNLSATVTRQDDVWLPKPRNYSFGLNLTYPLFNGGRDYYNVKIAKTEYEKSIHTRDSKKNSLSFSLEQSHLNFINASEQLIVLTEFYKASEIRAMIARSQYSNGLISFENWDIIENDLINREKNLLLGKRDLGLAEATYLRNLGKCFDED from the coding sequence TTGATTAGAATTATATTTTCTGTTTTTCTGATTTCTTTTTTGGGTTCGCTCGCTGCTAAACCAATCCAACTCAAAGAACTTTGGCAGACCGCATTACAATCCAATCCAGAATTTTTATCTGCGAAAGCTGACTATGACAAAGCATTTTTTGAAAATGAAAAAAGTTACGCAGGATATTTACCTACAGTGAATGTTTTGGCTTCGGCAAGACAGTCCTCTGCCAATTTTAGTGGATCAGGGACTGTCAATGATCCTTTGATTAATGGGTCAAGTGCGGGATCTAATACCAACCAACAATCAAGTACAGGAGAATCAAGGCCTACAGCAATTAATCGTTATTCGGTTGGTCTTAGTACAAACCAAAATCTTTTTGCAGGATTTAAAGACAAAAGTGGGATCGAAAAAACGGAAGCTTTGCTTCAAGCAGCAAAACAAACATTACATGATTCGCGTTTGAAAATTTGTTTTGAATTGAAGTCGGGATATGCACAAATGTTGTATGCGAAAGAACTCCACCAACTTTCTGAAAAAATTAAAGAAAGACGGGCCAAAAACCGTGATTTGGTAAAACTTCGTTATGAAGTAGGTAGGGAACATAAAGGAAGTTTTTTGCTAAGTGAGTCCTTTGTTAAACAATCAGAGTTTGAAGTTTCTTCTGCTTTCCGTCTTTTTGAAAGTAATTTAAACGAAGTAGAAAGAGTGATTGCTAATCGTTTGGATGTGAATATTCACTCTGATTTTTTTTATGAACCAACAATGGAGAAGAAGTTTTCGGATAAAGAAAAAGAAACCTTACTCGAATCACATCCATCGGTAATGGCCGAACAATCCAAGGTAAGGGCTGCACAGGCAAATATTGGTGTGGCAGAAGCAGGGTTTTATCCCGAGCTCAATTTAAGTGCAACAGTTACGAGACAAGATGATGTTTGGTTGCCTAAACCTAGAAATTATAGTTTTGGTTTGAATTTGACCTATCCCTTGTTTAATGGTGGTAGAGATTATTATAATGTGAAGATTGCAAAAACGGAATATGAAAAATCCATTCATACAAGAGATTCTAAAAAAAATTCGCTTTCTTTTTCGTTGGAACAGTCACATCTCAATTTTATTAATGCATCGGAACAATTAATTGTATTAACCGAGTTTTATAAGGCATCGGAGATTCGTGCGATGATCGCTAGGTCACAATATTCGAATGGACTCATCAGTTTTGAAAATTGGGATATCATAGAAAACGATTTAATCAACCGGGAAAAAAATCTTTTACTTGGTAAGAGAGATTTGGGTTTGGCGGAAGCTACTTACTTAAGAAACTTAGGAAAGTGTTTTGATGAAGATTAA
- a CDS encoding efflux RND transporter periplasmic adaptor subunit, giving the protein MKIKLILIAVTVIVLSIALYLFGFGKSKPNSKLESSKVFVGDLIVTVRATGTAIPKNRLEIKPPIAGRVESILVNEGTQVGRGKIIAWMSSTERAALLDAARAKGEVELKKWEDFYKPTPVISPLRGLVIASNISPGQTVTQQDILYVLSDNLMVQAKVDETDLSKIKIGQFANVIVDSYSNSPIRAKVSHIGYEAVTENNVTMYNVDLELKTIPEYLRSGMSITIDFILSEERNVLLIPNEFVKGTGGRGKVTKKVEGELVETAVSIGNSDEQNTVILSGVTENEMVYRKKKIQEEKKTSSGGPFSSPKIPKR; this is encoded by the coding sequence ATGAAGATTAAACTGATACTCATTGCAGTCACTGTAATTGTTCTTTCGATTGCGCTTTATTTATTTGGTTTTGGGAAATCAAAACCAAACTCCAAATTAGAGTCTTCGAAAGTGTTTGTCGGTGATTTAATTGTTACCGTTCGGGCAACAGGAACTGCTATTCCCAAAAATCGATTGGAAATCAAACCCCCCATTGCTGGTCGTGTGGAATCCATTTTAGTAAATGAAGGAACACAGGTCGGCCGTGGTAAAATCATCGCTTGGATGAGTTCGACCGAAAGGGCCGCTCTTTTAGATGCAGCCAGAGCCAAAGGGGAAGTCGAATTAAAGAAGTGGGAAGATTTTTATAAACCTACACCAGTCATTTCACCTTTGCGAGGTTTGGTGATTGCATCGAACATTAGCCCAGGGCAAACAGTCACACAACAAGATATCCTGTATGTTCTTTCTGATAACTTGATGGTACAAGCAAAGGTAGATGAAACTGATTTATCCAAAATAAAAATTGGTCAGTTTGCAAATGTAATTGTTGATTCTTATTCAAATTCTCCGATCAGAGCCAAAGTATCTCATATTGGTTATGAAGCGGTAACTGAAAACAATGTGACCATGTACAATGTGGATTTAGAATTAAAGACAATTCCTGAATATCTAAGGAGTGGAATGTCAATCACTATCGACTTTATTCTTTCTGAAGAAAGGAACGTATTGTTAATCCCAAACGAATTCGTAAAGGGAACTGGTGGTAGAGGAAAGGTAACAAAAAAAGTAGAAGGTGAACTTGTTGAAACTGCTGTTTCTATAGGGAACTCAGATGAACAAAATACTGTTATCCTCTCTGGTGTTACAGAAAATGAAATGGTTTATCGAAAGAAAAAAATCCAAGAAGAAAAAAAGACTAGTTCCGGTGGCCCCTTCTCCTCACCAAAAATACCAAAGAGATAA
- a CDS encoding ABC transporter permease — MLAIEIHNLNKSYTIGNSKFPVLAGIDLEISQGEFVAIMGPSGSGKSTLLQVMGLLDHVDSGTYKLFGRKVDGESSDVLSDVRGSMLGFVFQQFHLLAKSNATQNVSLPSLYTNVNFEEKRALQQLEKVGLSNRALHTPNELSGGQQQRVAIARALLVDPPIIFADEPTGNLDSKSKIEIMLELQRLHKEGKTIVMVTHEPEMAEYCDRIIHVSDGKILSDEGKKKKKDQILLPKVDLKRKQGWPLFKGIFLQSLFSLSSNRLRTFLSALGILFGVVCVISVMALGEGAKKSVEEQFSSLGANLVIVRTGGMRSGGVSLEAGSVNRLDVFDVNAVAKKFPEVKQISAVVNGRAQLVFGNRNWNSYITGANPIYETLRNLEPVEGRFFTEEENGKRALVCLLGNTVVKELYEGKNPVGTYLKVNRILFRVVGILPEKGSTGFRDQDDVILIPLNTAMRRLLNKDAVDSLEMELEKSESSEEFTTSLKKFLHERHGTNESMGNIYQVMNMADIQSAVSETNQTMTTLLIALATVSLMVGGIGIMNIMLVSVKERTKEIGLRKALGARESDIRMQFLIESTLTSLTGGIVGLVFGILAVIFLQEYFGWTIVLSFPSIGFAFLFSISIGILFGWWPSEYAAKLSPIVALRSE; from the coding sequence TTGTTAGCAATTGAGATTCATAATTTAAATAAATCTTATACCATTGGAAATTCGAAGTTTCCTGTTTTGGCTGGTATTGATTTAGAAATTTCGCAAGGGGAATTTGTTGCGATTATGGGTCCTTCTGGATCCGGCAAATCTACTTTATTACAAGTGATGGGTTTACTGGATCACGTGGACTCGGGCACTTATAAATTATTTGGTCGGAAGGTGGATGGTGAATCTTCCGATGTATTGTCTGATGTACGTGGCAGTATGCTTGGTTTTGTTTTTCAACAATTCCATTTATTGGCAAAATCAAATGCGACACAGAATGTAAGTTTACCATCGTTATACACAAATGTGAATTTTGAGGAAAAGAGAGCCTTACAGCAGTTAGAAAAAGTGGGACTCTCAAATCGGGCTCTCCACACACCGAATGAACTATCAGGCGGCCAACAACAGAGAGTCGCTATCGCACGCGCACTCCTTGTGGATCCACCCATCATTTTTGCGGACGAACCTACTGGAAACTTAGACTCCAAAAGTAAAATTGAAATCATGTTGGAATTACAACGCCTACACAAAGAAGGAAAAACCATTGTGATGGTTACCCATGAACCTGAAATGGCAGAGTATTGTGATCGGATCATTCACGTGAGTGATGGGAAAATACTATCTGATGAAGGAAAAAAGAAAAAAAAAGATCAGATTCTATTGCCTAAGGTTGATTTGAAAAGAAAACAAGGATGGCCTCTTTTTAAAGGGATTTTTCTTCAATCTTTGTTTTCGTTATCATCAAATCGATTGCGTACTTTTTTATCAGCACTCGGAATTCTTTTTGGGGTAGTTTGTGTGATCTCTGTAATGGCATTGGGTGAGGGTGCTAAAAAATCCGTAGAGGAGCAGTTTTCTTCGTTAGGTGCCAATCTGGTCATAGTGCGTACAGGGGGAATGCGAAGTGGGGGAGTTTCTCTTGAAGCCGGTTCTGTCAACCGATTGGATGTTTTTGATGTAAACGCTGTTGCTAAAAAATTTCCAGAAGTAAAACAAATCTCAGCTGTTGTGAATGGAAGAGCACAACTTGTTTTCGGGAATAGAAACTGGAATAGTTATATCACTGGAGCGAATCCCATTTACGAAACCCTTCGGAATTTAGAACCTGTGGAAGGAAGGTTTTTTACTGAAGAGGAAAACGGGAAACGAGCACTGGTTTGTCTTCTGGGAAATACTGTTGTCAAAGAATTATACGAAGGTAAAAATCCTGTAGGAACTTATCTTAAGGTAAATCGAATTTTATTTCGAGTGGTGGGAATCCTTCCTGAAAAAGGAAGCACTGGATTTCGTGATCAGGATGATGTCATACTCATCCCACTAAATACTGCTATGCGAAGATTATTAAATAAAGACGCCGTTGATAGTTTGGAAATGGAATTAGAAAAGTCTGAGTCTTCAGAAGAATTTACAACCTCTCTAAAAAAATTTTTACATGAACGTCATGGCACAAACGAATCGATGGGAAACATATACCAAGTAATGAATATGGCGGATATCCAATCTGCTGTATCAGAAACCAACCAAACCATGACAACGTTACTCATTGCCCTTGCCACGGTATCACTGATGGTAGGTGGTATTGGAATTATGAACATTATGTTAGTTTCTGTAAAGGAAAGAACAAAAGAAATTGGTCTCAGGAAAGCCCTTGGTGCTCGTGAGTCCGACATTCGTATGCAATTTTTAATCGAATCTACTTTGACAAGTTTGACTGGAGGGATTGTTGGACTTGTATTTGGAATCCTTGCTGTCATTTTTTTGCAGGAATACTTCGGTTGGACTATTGTTTTATCCTTTCCTTCTATTGGATTTGCTTTTCTATTTTCCATATCGATCGGAATACTTTTTGGCTGGTGGCCTTCCGAGTATGCTGCTAAACTTAGTCCGATTGTAGCTTTACGATCTGAATGA
- a CDS encoding PLDc N-terminal domain-containing protein, producing METTFATPSFWTYFIGSYAYYLPFVLTMVWAPLALFGLSKQNGMDTTKQIIWSLVILVVPVVGPAVYLLVADTEYEKKFKQTAVGGGLGVLVLVWVLSLISHI from the coding sequence ATGGAAACAACATTTGCAACCCCAAGTTTTTGGACATACTTTATCGGATCTTACGCGTATTACCTCCCCTTTGTTTTAACAATGGTTTGGGCACCTTTGGCTTTGTTTGGACTTTCTAAACAAAATGGAATGGATACTACAAAACAAATCATTTGGTCTCTGGTAATTTTAGTAGTTCCTGTGGTTGGGCCAGCAGTATATTTGTTAGTTGCTGACACCGAGTATGAGAAAAAATTCAAACAAACAGCAGTCGGCGGCGGCCTAGGTGTTTTGGTTCTTGTTTGGGTTTTGAGTTTAATTTCTCACATTTAG
- a CDS encoding SulP family inorganic anion transporter — MNSKDNIKDWLPGLKENWRSDILSGFIVFLIALPLCLGISLASGAPPMAGIFSGIVGGIIVSLLSGSHLTINGPAAGLIAVVLNSIMVLGGGDPKLGFELTLAAIVIAGAIQVVLGLVKAGNLTVYFPISVVHGMMAAIGIIIISKQFYVALGITPKSKTIGGLLMEIPFSLSLVNPEVAIIGISAILIIAILAKIKNPLLKKLPAPLVAVLVGIVLGIVFDLADEHSYTLLDQTYKIGPEKLVNLPDHIYDGITFPDFSRWKDGIFWVMVVTIALIASIESLLTATAVDNTDPYRRKSNMDRELVAKGAGNFFLGWIGGLPIISEVVRSSANIENGAKTRFSNFFHGLFLLFFILLLPGLIHRIPLASLAGILIMVGVRLASPHVFKETYEKGWDQIVIFIVTVILTIVEDLLVGVLCGIITAILIQIYFGVPLRYIFVADITIKSENKVHELYVRQALLFSNMISLKLLFRKIAPGERVDLKFDQNVKMIGFSAIEFLQSFKRDYESRGGQVNLIGFEDLKPISAYYGATRIHK, encoded by the coding sequence ATGAACAGCAAAGACAATATAAAAGATTGGTTACCCGGATTAAAGGAAAATTGGCGATCGGACATTTTGTCCGGTTTTATTGTGTTTCTGATAGCGTTACCTTTGTGTTTGGGTATCTCACTTGCATCGGGGGCTCCACCGATGGCAGGGATTTTTTCAGGAATTGTGGGTGGGATTATAGTCTCTCTACTCAGTGGTTCGCACCTTACCATCAACGGTCCCGCAGCAGGTCTAATTGCTGTTGTGCTCAACTCCATTATGGTTTTAGGTGGTGGAGATCCAAAACTTGGTTTTGAATTAACATTAGCTGCCATTGTGATTGCCGGTGCCATCCAAGTGGTTTTGGGACTAGTGAAAGCTGGAAATTTAACTGTTTATTTCCCAATTTCAGTGGTTCACGGTATGATGGCCGCGATCGGAATCATTATCATTTCCAAACAGTTTTATGTAGCTCTTGGAATTACTCCTAAATCCAAAACCATTGGTGGTTTGTTAATGGAAATTCCCTTTAGTTTATCTCTTGTGAATCCAGAAGTTGCTATCATTGGTATTTCTGCCATTTTGATCATAGCCATTTTAGCAAAAATCAAAAACCCACTACTCAAAAAATTACCGGCACCACTTGTAGCTGTGTTAGTTGGAATCGTTCTGGGTATTGTATTTGATTTGGCAGATGAACATTCCTATACACTTCTTGATCAAACTTATAAAATTGGTCCCGAAAAATTAGTAAACCTTCCTGATCATATTTACGATGGAATCACATTTCCCGATTTTTCTAGATGGAAAGATGGGATTTTTTGGGTAATGGTCGTTACTATTGCTCTCATTGCTAGCATTGAATCATTGTTAACTGCTACGGCAGTAGATAATACTGATCCTTATCGCCGTAAATCGAATATGGATCGTGAACTCGTAGCAAAAGGTGCTGGTAATTTCTTTTTGGGTTGGATCGGTGGATTACCAATCATTTCAGAGGTGGTTAGGTCTTCTGCCAATATTGAAAATGGGGCAAAAACAAGATTTTCCAATTTTTTCCATGGCCTATTTTTACTTTTTTTCATTTTACTTCTGCCAGGTCTTATCCATCGAATTCCTCTCGCGTCACTTGCCGGGATTTTGATTATGGTAGGTGTTCGTTTGGCCTCTCCTCATGTTTTTAAAGAAACATATGAAAAAGGATGGGATCAAATTGTAATTTTTATTGTAACAGTCATTCTAACAATCGTAGAAGATTTGTTAGTTGGCGTTCTTTGTGGGATTATCACAGCAATTTTGATTCAGATTTATTTTGGTGTTCCTCTTCGTTATATTTTTGTGGCCGATATTACGATTAAATCTGAAAACAAAGTACATGAATTATATGTCAGACAGGCTCTGTTGTTTTCCAATATGATTTCATTGAAATTGTTATTTAGAAAAATTGCTCCTGGTGAACGAGTGGATCTTAAATTTGATCAGAACGTAAAAATGATCGGATTTTCGGCCATCGAGTTTTTACAAAGTTTCAAACGAGACTATGAATCGAGAGGTGGGCAGGTAAATTTGATAGGATTTGAGGACTTAAAACCTATCTCTGCTTATTACGGAGCAACTCGAATCCACAAGTAG
- a CDS encoding right-handed parallel beta-helix repeat-containing protein codes for MQKTKKILLGIFLTGFITFGMNHCNSEDPANSAFVHVTMMDNAFHPPVIRTFKGGKIRFVNEGNNPHNAISITKDWTTEKTFGNLAMFRGAHTDVFFPEEGVYPYFCSFHASPDGKIGMTGVAVIGDAAYNPQTNIAKSKISKKWSGVTRKVPSQYKTIQNAVDAASPGDLVLVAKGIYKEEVTVTTPSIVIRGEDRNETIIDGEFLRGNGIMVVGADGVAVENLTTRNATLNGVYWTGVKGYRGSYLTAYNNGDYGIYAFDSEDGLMEHSYASGSPDSGFYIGQCNPCNAIINDVISENNALGYSGTNSSGNLYLLSSIWRKNQLGIGPNTLDRELLPPQKQIVVKKNIVYDNNNTNAPSKKLEYPSIGNGIALLGALENLVEDNLVFNHNNYGILVTMNIDENIWISNNNVVRNNKVYHSGRGDIALSGPVNVGNCFEGNSYGVSSPPLLESLQSCSGLRYPHIGDMSSSIGLLALFVQANLREFVLGSYKNQPIPPAQSNMPKESLESIIPAHDVFESNKGLIDTAELPKLSQVEFDAATNKMYTSGWRVHFPGTLKTWYFHIMGYLLPFAIFAAWTGLAMLDRFSAKGAKLDFYFWLVLLVPFIGSLVYLYSKESKISRVVRNTVVIGGILLFLTILAYAGYAMTAVTEPSLT; via the coding sequence ATGCAAAAGACAAAAAAGATTCTATTAGGAATCTTCCTTACGGGATTCATAACGTTTGGTATGAATCATTGTAATTCGGAAGATCCGGCCAATTCGGCGTTTGTCCACGTTACCATGATGGACAATGCCTTTCACCCGCCTGTCATTCGCACATTCAAAGGCGGTAAAATTCGATTTGTGAACGAAGGAAACAATCCTCACAATGCCATATCCATCACCAAGGATTGGACAACAGAAAAAACATTTGGCAACTTAGCGATGTTCCGCGGTGCCCATACAGATGTGTTTTTTCCGGAAGAAGGTGTTTACCCTTATTTTTGTTCCTTCCATGCTTCTCCTGATGGTAAAATTGGAATGACTGGTGTTGCTGTGATTGGAGATGCCGCTTACAATCCACAAACAAACATAGCTAAATCAAAAATATCCAAGAAGTGGTCAGGAGTGACTCGAAAAGTTCCATCTCAATACAAAACCATTCAAAATGCTGTGGACGCAGCGTCACCTGGGGATCTTGTATTAGTTGCAAAAGGAATTTATAAAGAAGAAGTAACTGTTACCACTCCTTCGATTGTGATTCGTGGAGAAGACCGTAATGAAACCATCATTGACGGTGAATTCTTGCGTGGTAATGGAATTATGGTTGTGGGTGCTGATGGTGTGGCTGTTGAAAACCTTACCACCAGAAATGCAACACTCAATGGTGTTTATTGGACGGGTGTAAAAGGATATCGCGGATCATATCTAACTGCATACAATAACGGTGATTATGGTATTTATGCTTTTGATTCCGAAGATGGACTTATGGAACATTCGTATGCTTCTGGATCTCCTGATTCGGGATTTTACATCGGACAGTGTAATCCATGTAATGCGATTATAAATGATGTAATTTCAGAGAACAATGCACTTGGTTATTCGGGAACCAATTCAAGTGGAAACTTGTATTTGTTATCTTCTATTTGGAGAAAAAACCAATTGGGAATTGGACCAAATACATTGGATCGCGAGTTACTTCCTCCACAAAAGCAGATTGTGGTCAAAAAGAATATTGTTTATGATAACAACAATACCAATGCTCCTTCCAAAAAATTAGAATACCCATCCATTGGAAATGGTATCGCACTTCTTGGGGCACTTGAAAATCTTGTGGAAGACAATTTAGTTTTTAACCACAACAATTATGGTATTTTAGTCACCATGAATATCGATGAAAATATTTGGATCTCCAATAACAACGTCGTGAGGAACAACAAGGTTTACCATTCCGGTCGCGGAGACATTGCTCTCAGTGGGCCTGTGAATGTGGGGAACTGTTTTGAAGGCAATTCTTATGGAGTTTCGAGCCCACCGCTATTAGAATCACTTCAGTCTTGTTCTGGACTTCGTTATCCACATATAGGTGATATGTCGTCTAGTATTGGTTTGCTAGCTTTATTTGTTCAGGCGAACCTTCGTGAATTTGTATTAGGTTCTTATAAAAACCAACCCATTCCTCCGGCACAATCCAATATGCCAAAGGAAAGTTTGGAATCTATAATTCCTGCACATGATGTCTTTGAATCAAACAAAGGATTGATTGATACAGCGGAACTACCGAAACTCAGCCAAGTGGAATTTGACGCAGCAACTAACAAAATGTATACTTCTGGTTGGAGAGTCCATTTCCCGGGAACATTAAAAACATGGTATTTCCATATCATGGGTTATTTGTTGCCGTTTGCTATTTTTGCCGCTTGGACAGGACTTGCCATGTTGGATCGATTCTCCGCTAAAGGTGCAAAACTAGATTTTTACTTTTGGTTGGTATTACTCGTTCCTTTTATTGGTTCTTTGGTATATTTGTATTCAAAGGAATCCAAAATTTCACGAGTGGTTCGAAATACCGTAGTCATTGGTGGAATTTTACTTTTTTTAACAATACTAGCTTATGCTGGCTATGCGATGACGGCAGTAACAGAACCGTCTTTAACTTAA
- a CDS encoding TPM domain-containing protein, translated as MTDETWTLSPGFVAALEKKLRDHESKTSNQIAVYVIPSLEGEVLENYSLRVAETWKLGQKKNDNGVLLLIALDDRKLRIEVGYGLEGILTDVICHHIIEKEIKPYFKKGNFESGIQNGVNTILAVIEGEYSVPPAEDFSHLGPLSFLGQLSGAHLEMPIVMRVVLTIFVFFVLSIFTYAAATIPYFGWFIYFFLFPFWSLFPTAIHGANVGASIFLIYAIGTGLYKLYHLLTPQGRKRMREKIYSGSSGGSGGSRGWSSSGGSSGGFSGGGGSFGGGGSSGSW; from the coding sequence GTGACAGACGAAACATGGACATTGAGTCCCGGGTTTGTTGCCGCTTTAGAAAAAAAGTTACGGGATCATGAAAGTAAAACTAGCAACCAGATTGCGGTGTATGTGATTCCTTCACTTGAGGGAGAAGTGTTAGAAAATTATTCCCTTCGCGTTGCAGAAACATGGAAACTGGGACAAAAGAAAAATGACAATGGGGTTCTGTTGTTAATTGCCTTAGATGACAGAAAGTTGCGTATTGAAGTTGGTTATGGTTTGGAGGGTATTTTAACGGATGTTATTTGCCACCATATCATAGAAAAAGAAATTAAACCTTATTTTAAAAAAGGAAATTTTGAATCAGGAATCCAAAATGGAGTGAATACAATCCTTGCAGTCATTGAAGGTGAATATTCCGTTCCACCGGCTGAAGATTTTTCTCATTTGGGGCCTTTATCTTTCTTGGGACAACTTTCCGGTGCTCATTTAGAGATGCCTATTGTGATGCGAGTTGTCTTAACGATATTTGTTTTCTTTGTATTGAGTATATTTACTTATGCGGCCGCTACCATACCTTACTTTGGTTGGTTTATCTATTTTTTTCTTTTTCCTTTTTGGAGTTTGTTTCCTACAGCCATTCATGGGGCCAATGTTGGAGCGAGCATATTTTTAATTTATGCAATAGGTACAGGACTTTATAAACTATATCACCTGCTAACGCCACAGGGACGAAAACGAATGAGAGAAAAAATATACAGTGGGTCTTCTGGTGGGTCTGGAGGAAGTCGAGGATGGTCAAGTAGTGGAGGGAGTTCCGGTGGTTTTAGTGGAGGCGGAGGTAGTTTTGGCGGTGGTGGAAGTTCTGGAAGTTGGTAA